The Dethiosulfovibrio faecalis DNA window ACGGCTATATATCCCTTAGGGGCGAAGCGACCCCTTCTCTTACCCTGGCCGAAGCTCGTCGTAGGGGGATAGCCACAGTCTATCAGGATTTGGCCCTTGTGGACGTGTTGGACGTAGCGTCGAACATATGGCTCGGGATGGAACCCTCGAGATGGGGCATCGTCGATCGAAAGGTTATGAGAAGGCGTTCGATCGAGCTGCTTAAACGATTCGCCATAGACCTTCCTTCCGTCGCTACCCCCGTCTCCGATCTCTCCGGAGGCCAGAGACAGGCGGTAGCCCTGGCCCGGGCGATCGCCCAGGGAGGAGATATATTGATACTGGACGAGCCGACGTCTGCCATGGGAATAGTGGAAAGATCCCACATCGTCGATGCCGTGAAGAAGTTACGGAAGGACGGACAGGCGATACTCTACATAAGCCACGATATGGAACAGGTCCTGGAGACCGCCGACGAAGTTGTTATCATGCGCAACGGAAGAACCATAGCCTGTATTCCCGTCGGCGAACTCGACCCCCTATCCCTTGCGGGATGGATCTCCGGAGCCATCTCGTGAAAAGCACTAGACCGCTGCGGTTGGCTGGAGTCATCTCGATCTCCTGTTTGATCTTCGCCCTGTCGTCGCCTTACTTCATGAACTGGGACAACATCAGGAACGTGCTGGATCAAAGCACTCTCAACATAGTCGTAGGCCTGGGGATGTCCCTTTTGATCGCATCAGGAGGGATAGACCTCTCGGTAGGCTCCGCAGTGGCGCTGATAGGGGTGATGATAGCCCCCGCGCTGAAAGCAGGGCTACCGACGTCCACGGTATGCCTGGCCGCCCTGGCGGCGGGGACGATCGCGGGCCTATGGAACGCGGGTATCGTCGTTTTTCTGAGGATCAATCCCTTCATAGCGACCTTGGCCTCTATGTCTCTGATGTCCGGTCTGGCACTGATAATCACGCAGGGAACGCCGGTTTACGGCTTCCCGCCGTCTTTCACGTTTATAGGCAGAGGCCGGATCATAGGCCTCCCTGTGTCGGTTATAGTCTGCACCCTGTTATTTCTGGCTCTGTGGTTCTTCTTCTCGTTCACTCGATTCGGGATATACACCATCGGACTGGGCAACAACGAGGAGGCCCTCAGACGATGCGGAATCAGGGTAAAGCGCTGGAAGACCGGCCTATACTGCCTTTGCGGATGCTGCGCCGCCATAGCTGCCGTGCTTATTACCTCGCGTCTCAACAGCGCGGAACCTCTGGCGGGGGCGATGATGGAGATGGACGCCATAGCCACGGCGGTGCTCGGAGGAACGGCCATACAGGGCGGCAAAACCAGCCTGACAGGTACCGTTCTGGCGGGGATTCTGCTGGCGCTGGTAAAGAACGGCCTCACCATGCTCGGAGTCTCGTCCTACTATCAGGGATTTTCCGTAGGTGCCATCGTCCTCATCTCGGTAGTTCTTTCGGAGCGATCGACGAGGACGAAACAATAGATAGCGGAGGGTGATTTGAAAATGAAGATAGCGAAGTTCTTATGTGCGGCGACGCTGTGTTGCGCCATGGCGACAACCTCTTTCGCAGGCGAACCGAACCCGATGGTGTCCAAATCGATAGCGACAATCGAGGATCAGCTGGGGTCGTTGCCCGACATAACCGGCCAGGAACGCATAGGGGTTCTGGTGATAACCCTGTCCAACCCTTATTGGGTTACCATGAAAGAACGCTACGGCGAGTGGGCAAAGGAGATGGGGATATCGGTGGAGGTTATGGCGGCTCCGACCGAAAAAGACCTCAAGTCTCAGCTCAACACCCTGGAGGCCATGGTGGCCAAGAAATACGACGGAATCATAGTTACCCCGATGGACCCGTTCAATCTTATACCGGGCATAGTAAAGGCCGACGAAAAAGGCATCCCGGTCGTATGTTCCGGCCCCGAGGTAAGCAGAGATGGTTTAAAGCAGGCCGGTGCCGTAATGGACGGATGGATAACCGCCACGTTCAAAGACCAGGGTCGACTCTGCGCCGAGGACATGGGTAAAAAGCTGCCCTCCGGATCGGAGGTCGCCATAATAGAGGGGATCCCCGGAGCCGGACAGAGCAAAGCCCGGAGAGAGGGAGCGTCCGAGGGCTTCGAAAAAACCGGACTCAAACTGGTCGCGGTGGAAGCCGGCAATTGGGACAGAAACAGGGCCTACGACATAACGACAAACCTCGTGAAAGCCCATCCCAAACTCAAGGGAATATATTGCGCCAACGACGTGATGGCTCTTGCCGCGGTGGACGCCCTCGAGGTAGCGGGAATAAAGGACGTGACGGTATACGGAACGGACTTCATCCCTGAGGCGGCAGAGGCAATAAAAAGCGGCAGGTTGGCCGGATCGACCACATTCTCCCAGGCCGCATGGACCAGAGGAGCTCTCGTCTACACTCTGAAGCTGATCAAGAAGGACGAGGACCTTCCGGAAAAACTGTCCGTTCCGATAACCCTGGTGAACGGAGAGAACATCGGGCAATTCCAGGGGTGGAAATGATCGATGGAACTCCGCAAAATAGCTATTCTTTTCTGTGATCAGGACAACCCGTTCTGGTTGGAGACGATACGCATGTACCGGGAATTCCTCCCGGTACATGGTTTTTATGGAGACTTTCTCTTTCCCGAGGATCCGAGAGACGGTCTATGTCAGGCCGAACTCATGGAAAGACACCTGACGGCGGACTACGACGGCATGATAATAAACCCCCTGACGGCGGAAAACCTCCTGCCCCCGCTTGAGTCATCGTCCAGAAAATTTCCCGTCTTCGACGTAGGCCCCAAGTGCGACCAAGAGATGGTAGCCGGCATATCCGGTTATATACCGTTACAGGCGGCCGACTTCGAGGAACAGGGCCGAATGTGCACGGAGGCCATACTGGGAAACTGCGACGGTCCTCTGGGCTGCATCGGCGGCCCCATCGACACCAGGCAGAGCAGGATGAGGATCGAGGGGGCCGTAAAGGCGGCAAGGCAAAGAAGCCTAACGGTCCTCGACGTGGAATGGAGCGACTTCACCAGAGAGGGCGGCAGAAGGGCGATGAAAAAGCTGATTCCCCTAAAACCCGGAGCCATATTCTGCGCCAACGACCTTATGGCTCTGGGGGCCATAGAGACCGCCGCCGAAAAGGGCGTCGAAATTCCCGTAGGCGGCGTAGACCTCATACCGGAGGCCCTTTCCGCCATAGAGGAGGGAGCTCTGACCGCCTCCGTAGGGCTCGATCCGGCAGAGCTGGTAGATGAAATACTGAAATCGATCGGTTTATTTATGAGAGATAAACTTGTCCCCACGGGAACTCTTGCGAACAATATATTGAAAACTCGATAGCATAAATGTTTCGATCTTGTCGCGTAAATCCTCCACGTGTATACTGCCATTGGGCATAATTTTTATGCTTAATAGTTACAAGGGGAGGAACTACAAGATGGAGAAAGAAAATATGCTTAAAGAACTGGCCAGATCGGTGGTCGACATGGACGAGGAGACGTCGGCGGAGCTATCCAAAAGTTACGTCGAAGCGGGGTTCGACGCCTACGACGGCATCTCCTCGGGACTTTCCGTAGGTATGGACGAGGCGGGAAGGCTGTACGAAGAGGAGGAGTACTACATACCGGAACTGCTGCTGTGCTCCGACGCCATGTACGCCGGTCTGGACGTGCTTAAGCCCCACCTTCGCAGGGACGATTCGTCCGAGACCTACAAGGCGGTGGTCGGGGTGGTCGAGGGCGACACCCACGACATAGGGAAGAATCTTTTCAAGGTGATGCTGGAGACCGTAGGATTCGAGGTCTACGACCTGGGAAGGGACGTTCCCCCCAAGGAGTTCGTCGACAAGGCCATCGAGGTGGGAGCTCATCTGGTAGGGATGTCCACCTTGATGACAACCACCATGCCCAACATGCCGATTGTCATAGACCTGCTCAAGGCGGAGGGCATAAGGGATAAGACTATCGTCATGGTAGGAGGAGGCCCTATCTCCAGGAGCTTCGCCCAGAAGATAGGTGCCGACGGCTACGAGCCGGAGGCATCCGCCGGAGCCAGACTGGCCAGGGAGCTGGTGACGACGAAGCTGGAGACTATGTCCCATGCCGCAGTTTAAGGATTTAATGACCCCGCTGGAACGTGCCAAGGCTATGTCGACGGGACAGCCGGTGGACCGGTTACAGTGCAACCCCAACCTCTCCAACGGGATCGCCCGCATATCGGGATGCAGAATATCCGAGTTCAACCACGACCCGAGAGCCCTGGCCGACGCCGTCATCGCCACCCACAGGAGATTCGGAGGCGACGGAGCCAAGGTATTCACCGACCTCTTCACCGTCGCCGAGGCGATGGGAGCCAAGATCAAGTTCCCCGACGACGACACGGCGGACCTACTGGAGCCCGCCATAGACGACGTCTCCAGGATAGACGAGCTGGAGCCAATAGATCCGGAGAAGGCCTGTAGAATCCCGGTCCACCTGAAAGCGATGGAGATGGTGGTGGACGAGATAAGCTCCGAGGTCCCCTGCACCGCCTTGGTGGTCGGCCCCTTCACCACCGCCTTCTTTCTGATAGGCGTAGAGAAAATGACGAGGCTGATGGTGCGAGATCCCCAGTCGGTGGACAGGCTATGTCAGGTCTCGTTGGAAAGCACACTGCGCTACGTGGACGCCGCCGCCTCCAGGGGCATGGGCATATCCATAGCAGAGCCCCTCTCATCCTGCACCGTCGTCAGCCCCAAACACTTCAGGCGCTACGCCGCCCCGGCGGTAGGAAAACTGCTGAACCACATCAAGGACAAGGGCATGGGCACATCGATGCACATCTGCGGCAAGACCGACGGAATCTGGGAGGATCTGGCCGACATGGGTCTGAACGCCCTCAGCATAGACAACGTGGTTCCCCTGCCGGATTGCGTATCCAAGGTGGGAGACAGGATGAAGATAATGGGCAAGGTGGACCCCTCGTCGGTTATGTTCGCCGGAACCAGGGAAGAGGTTCGAAAGGCCTGCCTGTCCGACATCCGAGACGCCTATCGATCGCCCAAGGGATTCGCCCTAATGTCCGGATGCGGTCTTCCGGTGGAGACGCCGATAAGGAATATCGACGCCATGATGGACGCAACCAGGGAGCTCGGATGGCCCATAACCGAGGAAAAGCAGGAGAAGGCTCTGGCGATCGACAGGTATGACGACTGAGATGACGGAGCTGAAAAGGCTGATCGACGCTCTGAAGAGGGAGCCGGTGGACCGCCCTCCCTGCATATGTCCGGGCGGGATGATGAACATGATCGTAGAGGACGTTATGGACCTGACGAACAGGACCTGGCCCGAGGCCCATATCGACGGAGAGGCCATGGCCGAGCTGGCGGCGGGACAGCCGGAAAACGGGGGGTTCGAGAACTACGGGGTTCCATTCTGCATGACCGTAGAGGCCGAAGCCATGGGAGCGCCCGTATCGATGGGAGACAGGATCCACGAACCAAGGGTCACCGGATACGTCATGTCGAACTCCGGCGACATGGGCAGCCTGAAGGAGATGGACCTATCCTCCGGCCGTACGGCCCAGGTATGTCGGGCGATTTCCCTCCTGAAAAAAAGAAACGGCGACATACCGGTAATAGCCAACCTAACCGGTCCGATAAGCCTCGCCACATCGCTCGTGGATCCCTCGCTTTTCTATAAGGATATGAAAAAGAGCCCGGAGAAAGTCCAGATTCTGATGGATTTCGTGGTGGAACAGCTCGTTCGATTCGGGATGGCCCAGATCGAGGCGGGAGCGGACGTCCTCACCATATCGGACCCAAGCGGAACGGGAGAGATCCTAGGACCTAAGGCATTCGAAAGATGGGCGATCCCCGCCCTCAACGGCATACTGGACCGACTATCCCCCTCCGTGAAGGGCACCATAGTACATATATGCGGACGTCTAGGCGGGGTGGCCCATCTTCTGGACGACATAAGGAGCGACTGCATCAGTTTCGATTCCATAACCTCCGCCAAAGAATTGGCCCTCAGGTTGAGCACTAAATCCCTTATGGGAAACGTGAGCACCCTTGCCATAGAGACTGCCTCTCCCGAACATCTGAAACGGATGGCGAAGGTGTGCATGGACCATGGAATCGACATACTGTCCCCCGCCTGCGGCATCGGGGCGGGAACGGCTCTGAGCCAGGTACGGACTCTGGTGGATAGCGCAAAGGAAAGGAAGTCTTCATGACGTCGAGAATTACCATCGATGGAGGCAAGGTCCTGGAGTTCTCTCCGGGGCCTACCCTGTTGGAGATATTGCGAGAAGGCGGAGTCAAGACAGAGGCTCCCTGCGGAGGCAAGGGAATCTGCGGAAAATGCCGGGTCACCCTGAAAGGAGACGGAGGCCCCGTGACGGACGAGGAGAGGGCCTTTCTCTCGTCGGAGGACATCGCAGAGGGAGTCCGACTGTCCTGCCTGTGCCGCCCGGTCGGCGACGTCGCTGTGTCCCTGTCCGATCAGGAGGAAAAGGGTTCGGCCATCCTCACGGACGGGAACCGCCCGGATTTCCGGATATGCCCCGCCATAGGCGCCGTACCTATCTCGATACCGAGACCGGAGATAAGAGACGGAATGTCCCTTCTGGACCATCTCGAATCGGTCGCAGGGCCGCTTAAACCGGACGCGTCTCTGGTCAGGAGGATTCCCCAGGCGTTCAGATCGAAGGAAGTAACCGCGGTCTTCCACAAAGACAGCCTGATAGACCTGATACCGGAGAGAGACCCCGAGCTTTACGGACTGGCGGTGGATGTAGGTACCACGACGGTGGTCGTATCGTTGATATCCTTGAAGACCGGGGAGACCGTCGGATCCGCCAGCGAGATAAACCCCCAGAAGGACTTCGGCCTGGACGTGATCTCCCGAATAGAGAGATGCGAGACCTTTCCTACCGGTCTGGAGGACCTCCATGACGCCATAATCTCTTGCCTGGACCGCCTCGTGGACAAAGTCTGTTTCGATAAAGGGACCTCCAGGAAAAGAATATACGAGATGGCGATCGGCAGCAACGCCACCATGACCTCTCTGCTGCTGGGGGTCCATCCCTGGTCATTGGGCAGGGCTCCTTTCAGCCCTGTTCTTCGAAGGGGGATGACCGTACCCTCGGTAGACCTTGGGGTAGAACTGGCTCCGGGAGCCAGGGCCTACGTCCTGCCCGGAGTTTCGGCCTACATTGGTTCCGATATAGTGGCGGGAATGGTGGCTACCGAGCTGATGGAAGACCGGGGCATCAGGCTCTTCATAGACATAGGCACGAACGGTGAGATCGTCCTGTCCGACCGAGGCAGGCTCAGCGCCTGTTCTTGCGCCGCCGGGCCCGCTCTGGAAGGGATGAACATAAGCTGCGGCATGAGGGCATCGGACGGAGCGGTGGAGTCGGTTCGCCTGAACGAATCCTTCGCCGAGCTGGGAGTCATAGGCGGAGGAACGCCCAGAGGGCTATGCGGCAGCGCCATACTGGACGTGTTATCCGAGGTGGTCCGTCTCGAGATGGTGGGCAAGACGGGGAGACTGAAACCGGGGCCCATGATCGCAGAGGAAAACGGGAAAAGGGCGTTGGTCCTGAGAGAGAGGGATCCTAGGCTCACCGTGACCCAGGGCGACCTGAGACAGGTTCAGCTGGCTAGAGGAGCCATTCTCTCCGGATTCATATCCCTTCTGGAGGCCAACGACCTGACCATGGCCGACATAGATCAGGTACTGGTGGCTGGACAGTTCGGACGTCATCTGAGCGTCGACAGCCTGACGGGGTCGGGGCTCATTCCGATGGAGCTAAAGGACCGAATAACCTATTGCGGCAACACCTCCGGAGCCGGAGCCGCCATGTGCCTGCTTTCCAGGAAAGCCAGAGACGACGCAGAGATGCTTTCCGACATGGTGGACTACGTCGAGCTGTCCGTGTTGGAGAGTTACGACCGCCTCTTCTCCAGATGTCTCCAGTTCGAGGTGTCGAGATGAAGGGCTGCCCTGTGTCGAAGAACGGTGCCATGCCGGACGCCATAGGCGCTCGTTATCCCTTCCCCCAGGTACACCGCGACGGGGAGCTCATGGCCCAGGTGGCGGAGGAACTGATGCGGGAAGAAGGGGACGTCTACTGTTCCGTGCCTTTCTGTTCCACCGTGGAGGCCGAGGCCTTCGGGGCGCAGGTCAGGATGGGGGACCACAGGACCACCCCCCTCGTACCCAAGTGTCCATGGGACGACCCCGACATGATCCCGAAGGAGATCCCGTCGCCTGACTCCGGCAGGATGGGTGAGGTCATGAAGGCGGTGTCCATTCTGAGGGGAAAGGGATTCCCCGTAATATTGAAGGTCTCCGGGCCCTTCTCCACCCTGATGGGGCTGCTGGATCCAAAGGCCCTGTTCCGAACCGCCAGAAAAGACCCCGGCAGAATAGAGACCGTTCTGGAGAGGATCTCGGCCTACTCTCTCGCCTGTGCAAAGGAGGCGGCGAGACGGGATGTCTCGATAATCTCCCTGGCGGAGCCCTCCGCCACCCCCGACCTTCTAGGCCCGAAACGGTTCGAAAAGCTGGTCTCCCCCGCTCTGACCAGGCTGTTGAGGGATATGGACCGATTGGACGGACCGTGGAGCGGGTTTCTGTGCGGACGGCTCTCGTCGTCCATGGAGGATATAGGGGCCATATCGGGAGATACCGTGGAGATGGGATCGGGAAGATACGGAGATCACCTCGAGACCCTCAGAGCTCGGGGGATCCGGTGGTTCGGAGGGGGCTGCGTGGCCCAGACTCCCGCCGACGCCTGTAGGATACGGACCATAGACGTGACGGACTAAAAAAATCTCCGGGGCGCACCTAACGGCATTTCTGTTTTATACTTTAAGGACGTTAAACGGGAGGTGCGTCCTTTGCATTTAGACAGCTTTCAGATATTGGCGCTCGCCCTGTCGGGACTGATAGCGGGGCTTTCCAAGTCGGCTCTGCCCGGGACGGCCATCCTCATGGTCCCGCTCATGGCATCGGCCTTCCCGGCCAAACTGTCGGTCGGGCTGTCTCTGCCCATTCTGATAGCGGCGGATATCGTCTCCGCCCCGAGCTACAGGTTCGAGGCCGCCAAGGAAAGGAGACTGATCCTCACCCTTCTGGCGGGGGCGGTTGTAGGAATCGGCCTGGGATGCCTTTTGATGGAGAGGATAGATGGGGAGCTGTTTCGATCCGTCATAGGCTGGGTGGTTCTGTCCATGCTGGGGCTGAGGATTCTGTCGTCACGGCGGAAAAAGGAGGGATCCACCTCCGGGGGGATGAGCCCGTCTCTAAGGTTTATTTTCGGGCTCGCCGCCGGAACGGCGACGGCCCTGGCCAACGTGGCGGGACCGATCATATCGCTCCACATGATAATGTCCGGTTTGCCTAAACGACGTTTCATCGCCGCAAGCGTCTGGTTCTTTTTAGTGGCCAACGTCCTGAAAGTCCCGTTCTACTGGTCCATAGGGATCGTAAACCCGAACACCCTTAAGGCTGATCTTATCGCCGCGCCTTTCGTCACCCTAGGGGTCTGGTCGGGTCTGAGATTGGTGGGAAGGATCAATCAGAATCTCTTCATAACGGTCGTGACTACGCTGACCTTCGTCGCTGCGATACGCCTCATACTGAGCTGAAGCGACTTCAGCGCATTTCGACTCTGTTTCTGCCGTTTCCCTTTGCTTCGTAGAGGGCTTCGTCCGCCCTGGCCACGAACTCGTTTACCGGCTCACCGATCCTATACTGGGTAACCCCGAAGCTGGAGGTTACCCTTACATCCTCGTCAAATACGTTGCACTCCACGGCACTCCTCATCCTCTCGGCGTACTCCAGGGCGCCTTTGACGTCGGTCTCCGGCAGGACCACCAAAAACTCCTCCCCGCCCCACCTTCCGACAGAGTCGCCTGCACGGGTGCAGTCCTTCATCAGAGCCGCGATGGAGCTCAACACAGTATCCCCCACCTCATGTCCGAAGTTGTCGTTGACGCTTTTAAAGTGGTCGATATCCACCATGACGACGGAGAGGGACGCACTGTAACGGCTTGATCTCTCCGTCTCGGACAGAAGAATCTGGTCCATCTTCCTGCGGTTCCAGAGTCCCGTGAGGGAATCCCTGTTGGCCAGGTACTCCAATTTGGTGCTGTAGGACTGGATGTTTTTCATCTTGTCCTTCAGCACCAGTATCATGTCCTTCAGCGCCTCGCATATGTAGGAAATCTCGTCGGACACCCCCGAGGAGATTTTTGACACCGCGTCCAGCAGTCCATCCAGGTCGGTCTTTCTCTCCGAATAATCCACCAAGGCATCTACCATTCTGGTATAGGGCTCGAATCGCCTTCTAAGGAAGTACAGAAGGAAAAAGACGGTTCCTCCCGTGACGGCCAAAAAGGCGAATATCAGGCTGTTCTGAAGCCGCAGCAGCTCCCTGTATTCGGAGCTGGGCAAAAAGTCGAGGGAGAAGAAGCCCCCTCCGACCTCTACGATACGGCGGGCCTCCAAGGAGGTGCTAACTTCACGGGATAGATCGGAATCCATCTCGTCGGAGAAGGTCAGTTTCATGTTACCCTGCGGGAGCAGCGCTTCCAGAAATGAGGAGGTTATGGTTTTGGACACGATCAGATAGCCTACCGGGACGTCGTCGTACTTGAGCACGGGACGACAGGCTACGAAGCTATCCTTGCCGTCCACCGGAGCTATCCCTAAGAAAACGCCCTTATTCCCTGCCTCCTCGAAGTAGATCTCGGAGGAAAGCGAATCGGCAAATCTGAATTCATCGGGAGCCCTGGCGATGACGACCCCGTCCAGGTCGGTGAAGACCACGGAACCTACGGTCTTAGTGAAAGCCTTGCCCCAATCGGACAACACCTCGTTGTCCAATCTCTCGATGGACTCCACGATATCTCTGGGACGAGACAGATTGGTGGATAATTCCATAAGGTGATCGAGCTCATAGGTCAGATTCCTGCGCACTATGGCAGTATATCTGTCATGATCGGCTATCCTGGATTCTCTATAGTCATCTATCGCCAACTCCAGCAAAACGCCGTAGATCAGGCTTAAGACGGCGAAAGAGGCCATGACGATGGTCAAGATGCCGTTCCTCAGAGAGGATCTGCTCCTAGAGATCAAGGTTCGCCACCCCATGGACGTCGTTAGTGAAAAAGAAAGCATCTATTGTCTTCACGTCCATGCCCCCTTTAGATTTAGAGGATAAACTTTTCCATCATTCTAACACCAGGAAGGGTTTCAGTGGAAAATAACCGTAATCAGCCTGATCGATAAATACGGCGGATCAACGAGCCTCTACTCTGTCTCTTCCCTTTCTTTTAGCATCATAAAGGGCATCGTCCGCTCTGGCCACAAACTCGTTGATCGGCTCACCCGGACGATACAGAGTTACTCCGAAGCTTGAGGTTATTTTCATTCCGTCTCTAAAGGTATGGTTCTCCATCGTCGACCTCATCTTATCGGCATATTCCCATGCCCTCTGAGAGTCGAGTCCGGGAAGAACGACCAAAAACTCCTCTCCGCCCCATCTTCCCGCCGAATCACACTTTCGAAGACAGCCTTTCATCAGTGTGGAGATGTAGTTCAGGACGGCATCTCCCATTTCGTGACCGTAAGTGTCGTTTACCTCCTTAAAATAATCCACGTCCAGCATAACCACCGACAGAGGCGTGCCGTTAACCCTGGCGTTTTCCGTCTCGGCCATCAAGACCTGATCCATCTTTCTACGGTTCCAAAGCCCCGTTAAAGAGTCGCAATTCGCCAGATTTTCGAGCTGTCCGCTGTAGCTTTGGATATCGTCTACCCTGTTCTTCAAAACCTTTATCATATCGGTCAAGGCTTCAGCTATGTGCCTGATCTCCTCTACTCCGTTGGAAACGGCACCGGAGGTCACGTCGAGAAGACCGTCCAGATCGATCCGTTTATCCGAATAATCGACCAATCCCTGCACTAACTTTGAATAAGGCTCAAATCGTCTACGAAGAAAAAAGATCAACGAAGACATCGTAGAGATCGTAACTATCGTGAAAGTTATGATCAGATTCCTTTGAAGCTTTAGAAGCTCCCTTTCGCTATCGTCAGAGAGAAAATAGAGGTCAAACACACCATCGTCGACGATTATAGATCGATATCTTCCAGAAGGAGAGAGCTCCCTCCGTCTTTCAGAAAAGCCCCGTCTTCCTTGAAAAGTCAGAGTCATATGCCCGACCGGTAAAAGGCTCTCCAGAAGGGAAGGGGTTATCGTTTGAGATACCGCCACAAAACCCACGACTAAATCGTCGTATTTACGTATGGGACTACAGGACAGAAAGCTGTCTCGTCCGTCCACTGTCGTTATTCCGGAGTATGACCCTTTTTTTAGGACCTCGTCGAAAAACGGCTCAGAGCTCACGGAATCTCCGAAACGATATTCATCGGGAGCCCTGGCTATGACGACCCCGTCTATATCGATAAAGAATACGGAGCTAACTGTCTTGCAGAATGCCTTTCCCCAGTCGGAGAGAAATTCGTTGTTCATCGAGGTCACGGCTTTTGAAACATCCTTAGGGAGAGATAGGTTTGTGCTCAATATAACGAGGTTATCCAAAGTAGCCTGAAGTCTATCGGTCGCCGTATCGAAAATTCGACCCCGCTCATTCGCCCTCGCCGTTTGATAGTCGTCCACGACTTGCTTCAACATGACCCCGTACATCAGGCTCAAAAAACCGAAGGAAATCATCACGATTACCAGCACATCCCTTTTTAAGGATCGCCTTTTAACCTTCAAAGTCCAGAACCTCTCGGGCCTTATCGTAAACGGAATCGTCAAGAACGCAGAAACCCTCTACATACCAACCGAAAAGCGCCTCCATCTCGATACGGAAATCCGAATTCGACGATAATCGAAGCAGGGCCCTTACATATTCCTCCACCTTAGTCTCAGGCACCCTGTCCGAGGCTACCATTAAATCCAAAGGGATGGGATCCGACACTGCCAGCACGGAAAACATATCGCCGTACATCTCCACCGCCTTAGAGTACATGCCGTCCGAGATAGCTCCACCGTCTACGGATCCGGCCAACAGGGCTTTCACGACCCTATCGTGACGGCTCAGATAATATACTTTCTTAAAAAAATCGTCGGGGACGATTCCCATCTTGTCCAAAGTATATCGGGGATAGACGTATCCCGAGCTGGAACTCCTGTCCACGAAGGCGAAACTTCCGTCCTTCAGATCCTGAACGGA harbors:
- a CDS encoding uroporphyrinogen decarboxylase family protein, yielding MTTEMTELKRLIDALKREPVDRPPCICPGGMMNMIVEDVMDLTNRTWPEAHIDGEAMAELAAGQPENGGFENYGVPFCMTVEAEAMGAPVSMGDRIHEPRVTGYVMSNSGDMGSLKEMDLSSGRTAQVCRAISLLKKRNGDIPVIANLTGPISLATSLVDPSLFYKDMKKSPEKVQILMDFVVEQLVRFGMAQIEAGADVLTISDPSGTGEILGPKAFERWAIPALNGILDRLSPSVKGTIVHICGRLGGVAHLLDDIRSDCISFDSITSAKELALRLSTKSLMGNVSTLAIETASPEHLKRMAKVCMDHGIDILSPACGIGAGTALSQVRTLVDSAKERKSS
- a CDS encoding corrinoid protein, with product MEKENMLKELARSVVDMDEETSAELSKSYVEAGFDAYDGISSGLSVGMDEAGRLYEEEEYYIPELLLCSDAMYAGLDVLKPHLRRDDSSETYKAVVGVVEGDTHDIGKNLFKVMLETVGFEVYDLGRDVPPKEFVDKAIEVGAHLVGMSTLMTTTMPNMPIVIDLLKAEGIRDKTIVMVGGGPISRSFAQKIGADGYEPEASAGARLARELVTTKLETMSHAAV
- a CDS encoding substrate-binding domain-containing protein gives rise to the protein MKIAKFLCAATLCCAMATTSFAGEPNPMVSKSIATIEDQLGSLPDITGQERIGVLVITLSNPYWVTMKERYGEWAKEMGISVEVMAAPTEKDLKSQLNTLEAMVAKKYDGIIVTPMDPFNLIPGIVKADEKGIPVVCSGPEVSRDGLKQAGAVMDGWITATFKDQGRLCAEDMGKKLPSGSEVAIIEGIPGAGQSKARREGASEGFEKTGLKLVAVEAGNWDRNRAYDITTNLVKAHPKLKGIYCANDVMALAAVDALEVAGIKDVTVYGTDFIPEAAEAIKSGRLAGSTTFSQAAWTRGALVYTLKLIKKDEDLPEKLSVPITLVNGENIGQFQGWK
- a CDS encoding uroporphyrinogen decarboxylase family protein, which translates into the protein MPQFKDLMTPLERAKAMSTGQPVDRLQCNPNLSNGIARISGCRISEFNHDPRALADAVIATHRRFGGDGAKVFTDLFTVAEAMGAKIKFPDDDTADLLEPAIDDVSRIDELEPIDPEKACRIPVHLKAMEMVVDEISSEVPCTALVVGPFTTAFFLIGVEKMTRLMVRDPQSVDRLCQVSLESTLRYVDAAASRGMGISIAEPLSSCTVVSPKHFRRYAAPAVGKLLNHIKDKGMGTSMHICGKTDGIWEDLADMGLNALSIDNVVPLPDCVSKVGDRMKIMGKVDPSSVMFAGTREEVRKACLSDIRDAYRSPKGFALMSGCGLPVETPIRNIDAMMDATRELGWPITEEKQEKALAIDRYDD
- a CDS encoding ABC transporter permease; translation: MAGVISISCLIFALSSPYFMNWDNIRNVLDQSTLNIVVGLGMSLLIASGGIDLSVGSAVALIGVMIAPALKAGLPTSTVCLAALAAGTIAGLWNAGIVVFLRINPFIATLASMSLMSGLALIITQGTPVYGFPPSFTFIGRGRIIGLPVSVIVCTLLFLALWFFFSFTRFGIYTIGLGNNEEALRRCGIRVKRWKTGLYCLCGCCAAIAAVLITSRLNSAEPLAGAMMEMDAIATAVLGGTAIQGGKTSLTGTVLAGILLALVKNGLTMLGVSSYYQGFSVGAIVLISVVLSERSTRTKQ
- a CDS encoding substrate-binding domain-containing protein — translated: MELRKIAILFCDQDNPFWLETIRMYREFLPVHGFYGDFLFPEDPRDGLCQAELMERHLTADYDGMIINPLTAENLLPPLESSSRKFPVFDVGPKCDQEMVAGISGYIPLQAADFEEQGRMCTEAILGNCDGPLGCIGGPIDTRQSRMRIEGAVKAARQRSLTVLDVEWSDFTREGGRRAMKKLIPLKPGAIFCANDLMALGAIETAAEKGVEIPVGGVDLIPEALSAIEEGALTASVGLDPAELVDEILKSIGLFMRDKLVPTGTLANNILKTR
- a CDS encoding ATP-binding cassette domain-containing protein, with protein sequence MRYNDIVLTVRSLKKSFGPVDALVEGDLTLERGKITALVGNNGAGKTTLIKCITGALRPDYGYISLRGEATPSLTLAEARRRGIATVYQDLALVDVLDVASNIWLGMEPSRWGIVDRKVMRRRSIELLKRFAIDLPSVATPVSDLSGGQRQAVALARAIAQGGDILILDEPTSAMGIVERSHIVDAVKKLRKDGQAILYISHDMEQVLETADEVVIMRNGRTIACIPVGELDPLSLAGWISGAIS